From one Pseudanabaena sp. FACHB-2040 genomic stretch:
- a CDS encoding DUF2062 domain-containing protein, with protein MPIPTSSRTGQQRNRVRSQQDWRRRLKYYYWRLLRLQGNPQEMARGLASGVFAGCFPLFGLQTIIGIAIATVLRGNRILAAAGTWISNPLTYVPLFAFNYQVGHRALGGGPGVAFTDLGTLRAWMEMGTEVTSRLMLGSTIVGLLTSLFSYYLGSVLLRRLHERRKRARLRQR; from the coding sequence ATGCCGATTCCGACATCTTCTCGAACTGGGCAACAGCGGAACCGTGTGAGATCGCAGCAAGACTGGCGACGGCGGCTTAAATACTATTATTGGCGTTTGCTGCGGCTTCAGGGCAATCCTCAGGAGATGGCGCGAGGACTGGCCTCGGGCGTTTTTGCCGGGTGTTTTCCGCTGTTTGGTCTGCAGACGATCATTGGCATTGCGATCGCAACCGTCTTGCGGGGCAACCGGATCTTGGCAGCTGCCGGCACGTGGATCAGCAATCCGCTGACCTACGTGCCGCTGTTTGCTTTTAACTATCAAGTAGGGCACCGGGCTCTGGGCGGTGGGCCTGGAGTAGCTTTTACCGACCTCGGTACTTTAAGGGCCTGGATGGAGATGGGCACCGAAGTCACTAGCCGACTAATGCTGGGCAGCACCATCGTGGGCCTATTGACTAGCCTCTTTAGCTACTACCTGGGCAGCGTGCTGCTGCGCCGTCTCCACGAACGCCGCAAACGTGCCCGGCTACGTCAGCGATAG